CCGAAAATCTGTAGGAGCGAGGCTTGCCCGCGAAGGCGTCGTCACTGCCGCCAAAAGCTTCGCGGGCAAGCCTCGCTCCTACAGGAGGTCAGTGCCAGCAGGTACAGGGGATCAACGCTTTACACGGGTTCAGTGTTTCTCGATACGAAACCCAAACCGCGGGAAGTGCACATGCACCAAGCCCGCGCGCTCATCTTCGCGGCGCAGGATCAATTCCTCACGTCCGGCAAACACCAACTCGCCGGCCACCGGATCCACGCCGTAATCGGTCGCCGCGATCAGCACTTGCTGGCCGATTTCAAAACCGTTCGGCTCAGCGAACTGCTCATCCGGCAACGCCGCCGGCGTGGCATTGCGCGATACCTCCAGCGCCTCTTCGGCGGTCATCTCGCTGAACGCGCCATGACCGAAACCCATCACCCGCGCAAACCACGCCGACACCGCCGGATACGCGTCCACCAGCGGTGCAGTCACCGGCGTCGCTTTGAGAAACCACAGGCAATGCGCCAACGCGAAGTCGGCAATCGACGGTTCACCCAACAGGTAGTCGCCCTGCTCACGCTGCAGCTGCAACTCCAGGCGTCCCATGATGGTCGGCCACTGATGGCGCGCCTGCTCGGCCGACAACTTGGTGGCGCTGCCACCGCTGAACAAACCGGCGCGGTCGGCGAGGAATGCCTTGATCGCTTCCGGCGGCAGTTTGCCGAAGCGCACGGCGATCGATTCCGGCTGAAACACCAGGCTCACCGCGTGCTGGAACACCACCGAATCGGCCCACGCAGCGAAACTCGCGGCGATCATTTCCTGACCTTCCGGGAAGAACGCCGGCAAGGCCTTTTCCTGCTCCAGACGCCGCGCGATCAACGCGGTGTCGCAGTAGATATCGGCGCCGATCTGCAACACCGGGGTCTTGCGATAGCCGCCGGTCAACGCGGTCAGATCAGGTTTTGGCATCACCGGCGAGATCTTCACCGAGCGCCACGACAGGCCTTTGAAGCCCAGCAGCAGACGGGCCTTTTCGGCAAAAGGGGATGTCGGGTAGTTGTGAAGAATCAGCTCTGACATGCTCGGCTCCGCCGCACGAATAAAGGAATTCGCAGCTTAGCCTGCAATTGGTTGGCGGCCTACGGCTCGGCGTGATGGGAACTTATCAGTCAGATTGATAAGTCTGCACCAGGCATTCCTTAGCGCTTTTCTTGAGTTTTTTGATCAGCCGTTCCTGGCGCAGCGCATCGCTTTTGTCGCGGCACAGCTCGGTGTAAACCAGCGCCACCGCCGGGCTGGAGAGAAAGTAGCGCGCGCCTTTGCCGCTCTGGTGCGTGGCAAAACGGC
The window above is part of the Pseudomonas prosekii genome. Proteins encoded here:
- a CDS encoding glutathione S-transferase family protein, whose amino-acid sequence is MSELILHNYPTSPFAEKARLLLGFKGLSWRSVKISPVMPKPDLTALTGGYRKTPVLQIGADIYCDTALIARRLEQEKALPAFFPEGQEMIAASFAAWADSVVFQHAVSLVFQPESIAVRFGKLPPEAIKAFLADRAGLFSGGSATKLSAEQARHQWPTIMGRLELQLQREQGDYLLGEPSIADFALAHCLWFLKATPVTAPLVDAYPAVSAWFARVMGFGHGAFSEMTAEEALEVSRNATPAALPDEQFAEPNGFEIGQQVLIAATDYGVDPVAGELVFAGREELILRREDERAGLVHVHFPRFGFRIEKH
- a CDS encoding GIY-YIG nuclease family protein, coding for MNTLSEIPADAQAPVSKPWFVYLVRAANGSLYCGISNDPLRRFATHQSGKGARYFLSSPAVALVYTELCRDKSDALRQERLIKKLKKSAKECLVQTYQSD